One genomic region from Apodemus sylvaticus chromosome 1, mApoSyl1.1, whole genome shotgun sequence encodes:
- the Fgf4 gene encoding fibroblast growth factor 4 has translation MEKRGPTTGTLLPRVLLALVVALADRGAAAPNGTRHSELGHGWDGLVARSLARLPVVAQPPQAAVRSGAGDYLLGLKRLRRLYCNVGIGFHLQVLPDGRIGGVHADTRDSLLELSPVQRGVVSIFGVASRFFVAMSSRGKLFGVPFFTDECKFKEILLPNNYNAYESYAYPGMFMALSKNGRTKKGNRVSPTMKVTHFLPRL, from the exons ATGGAGAAGCGCGGGCCGACCACAGGGACGCTGCTGCCCCGGGTCCTGTTGGCCCTGGTGGTGGCCCTGGCGGACCGAGGGGCCGCCGCACCCAATGGCACGAGGCACTCCGAATTGGGGCACGGCTGGGACGGCTTGGTGGCCCGCTCGCTGGCACGCCTGCCAGTGGTTGCGCAGCCCCCGCAGGCGGCGGTCCGCAGCGGCGCAGGGGACTACCTGCTGGGTCTCAAAAGGCTGCGGCGGCTCTACTGCAACGTGGGCATCGGATTCCACCTGCAGGTGCTGCCCGACGGCCGCATCGGCGGTGTGCACGCGGACACGAGGGACA gcctTCTGGAGCTCTCTCCGGTGCAGCGGGGTGTGGTGAGCATCTTCGGAGTGGCCAGCCGGTTCTTCGTGGCCATGAGCAGCAGGGGCAAGCTCTTCGGTGTG cctttcttTACGGACGAGTGTAAATTCAAAGAAATACTTCTGCCCAACAACTACAATGCTTACGAATCCTACGCGTATCCCGGCATGTTCATGGCCCTCAGTAAGAACGGGCGGACCAAGAAGGGGAACCGAGTGTCGCCCACCATGAAGGTAACCCACTTCCTTCCTAGACTGTGA